A portion of the Eubacterium maltosivorans genome contains these proteins:
- a CDS encoding MBG domain-containing protein gives MENKLKLRRTAALMLSVMILACFSLTSAIMPQKVKAEENKVIFTLDQKVPVTRGSEVTINAVMDSTKQPCSNLQYYIDYEADTLEFISGTQDSTLWEGGVAAVKAKSAKISTIKGFVNSNSGENEAINKPIMTFKFKVKDDAPSGIAELAFRADVANFPEVVGTSDGGTVPFEFNNGSVLVVSPITGVTLNKEKLSLTAGGSDTLTATVNPADTTDDKTIAWSAGNDKIAAVDNTGKVTAISAGTTDITATTVNGKTAKCSVTVSPMGTTAAQAPTATGITYGQKLDESTLSGGSVKGADNAEVKGTWQFENLDAILSAGSQKATVVFIPAEPGKYSQCEAEATVEVAQLNITVTPAALEEGKVLGKTFGEKDGELTYTLSPALVGDDKMTGTLARGAGEDAGTYPINLGTLSAGDNYTLTLAEGAVYTVNKALPTFDPAPQVKDPVDKGISLKEVKYTEGKALDINGKALKGTFEWVDSDLKVEKSGNYKMRFIPDDPNYATMLIDVTVKVKGDDSKVPTPGAPTPESPQPHVTGGNPNTGILNNPAVLYPMAAMMLAAVSGCMVLYFKRIKVGKH, from the coding sequence ATGGAGAATAAACTTAAGCTTAGACGGACAGCTGCTTTAATGTTGTCGGTAATGATTCTGGCTTGTTTCAGCTTAACATCGGCCATTATGCCGCAGAAGGTTAAAGCAGAGGAAAACAAGGTAATCTTTACTCTGGATCAAAAAGTGCCGGTTACAAGGGGCAGTGAGGTGACCATCAATGCGGTCATGGATTCAACAAAACAACCTTGCAGCAACCTTCAGTATTACATTGACTATGAAGCTGACACGCTGGAATTTATCAGCGGGACTCAGGACAGCACGCTTTGGGAGGGCGGTGTAGCCGCAGTAAAAGCCAAAAGTGCAAAAATATCAACAATTAAAGGTTTTGTTAATTCAAACAGCGGTGAAAATGAAGCGATCAACAAGCCGATTATGACCTTTAAGTTTAAAGTTAAAGATGATGCGCCTTCTGGGATCGCTGAACTGGCTTTTAGAGCAGATGTCGCAAATTTCCCTGAAGTCGTCGGTACTAGTGATGGCGGAACTGTGCCATTTGAGTTTAACAACGGCTCCGTCCTGGTGGTATCCCCCATCACCGGAGTGACCTTAAACAAGGAAAAACTATCCCTGACAGCAGGCGGCAGCGACACCTTAACCGCCACCGTGAACCCGGCCGACACCACCGATGACAAAACCATCGCCTGGTCTGCGGGTAATGATAAGATCGCCGCGGTGGACAATACCGGGAAGGTCACCGCAATCAGCGCGGGAACAACTGACATTACCGCTACCACTGTCAATGGCAAAACTGCCAAGTGCAGCGTGACCGTAAGCCCAATGGGCACAACAGCCGCCCAGGCGCCAACAGCCACTGGTATCACCTACGGCCAAAAGCTGGACGAAAGCACTCTGTCCGGCGGCAGTGTTAAAGGCGCGGACAATGCGGAGGTAAAAGGAACCTGGCAGTTTGAAAATCTGGACGCGATCCTGAGCGCGGGCAGCCAGAAAGCGACAGTAGTCTTTATTCCGGCCGAACCGGGCAAATACAGCCAGTGCGAAGCAGAAGCGACTGTGGAGGTTGCGCAGCTGAACATTACAGTAACACCGGCGGCTCTGGAAGAAGGCAAGGTTTTAGGAAAAACCTTTGGCGAAAAAGACGGCGAGCTCACCTACACGCTGTCACCCGCTCTGGTGGGCGATGATAAAATGACGGGCACTCTGGCCCGCGGGGCAGGTGAAGACGCCGGCACTTATCCGATTAATTTGGGTACCTTAAGCGCAGGGGACAACTATACCCTTACCCTGGCTGAAGGGGCGGTTTACACCGTCAACAAGGCTCTGCCGACCTTTGATCCTGCGCCTCAGGTCAAAGACCCGGTGGACAAGGGGATTTCCCTGAAAGAGGTTAAGTACACGGAGGGCAAAGCGCTGGACATCAACGGCAAGGCTCTTAAAGGTACTTTTGAGTGGGTGGATTCTGACCTTAAGGTGGAAAAGAGCGGCAATTATAAAATGCGCTTTATACCTGACGATCCCAATTACGCCACCATGCTTATAGATGTTACGGTCAAGGTAAAGGGTGATGACAGCAAGGTTCCGACGCCAGGAGCGCCCACACCGGAAAGTCCTCAGCCGCATGTAACAGGCGGCAACCCGAATACCGGTATTTTAAATAATCCGGCAGTTCTTTATCCCATGGCAGCGATGATGCTGGCAGCGGTAAGCGGCTGCATGGTTCTGTATTTTAAACGGATAAAGGTTGGAAAACACTAA
- a CDS encoding phage antirepressor KilAC domain-containing protein, whose amino-acid sequence MQAMIQEFVDERFGRVRVLEEGDGTVLFCGADVARALGYRNTRSAIKRHCRYGVKRTVPHPQNPRRLLDMFFLPEGDLYRLIIGSKLPSAVAFEKWVFDVLLPGLRAAGGYTVRRPEISALLFEKERQVQALTAQLAERKDLELFASQLMRAGGGVSMLRMARLLQDAGVRTGRTRMMAWMRRQGYLCRSKKEDNIPTQRGMALGLFVVEESLYAPRPGVVLLNQTTRVTPKGQQYFLKVYPRELD is encoded by the coding sequence ATGCAAGCAATGATACAGGAATTTGTCGATGAGCGGTTTGGCCGCGTGCGTGTGCTGGAGGAAGGAGACGGTACGGTTTTGTTCTGCGGGGCCGATGTGGCGAGAGCCCTTGGTTACCGCAATACCCGCAGCGCCATCAAGCGCCATTGCCGGTACGGTGTGAAACGGACCGTACCCCACCCGCAGAACCCGAGGCGGCTGCTGGACATGTTTTTTCTGCCCGAGGGCGATCTGTACCGCCTGATCATCGGCAGCAAGCTGCCGTCAGCCGTGGCTTTTGAGAAGTGGGTCTTTGACGTGCTGCTGCCCGGGTTGAGGGCGGCGGGCGGCTATACGGTCAGACGGCCGGAGATCTCGGCGCTGCTGTTTGAAAAGGAACGCCAGGTGCAGGCCCTGACCGCCCAGCTGGCAGAGCGAAAGGATCTGGAGCTGTTTGCCAGCCAGCTGATGCGCGCCGGCGGGGGCGTCTCCATGCTGCGCATGGCGCGCCTGCTGCAGGACGCCGGCGTCCGGACAGGGCGCACCCGCATGATGGCGTGGATGAGGCGGCAGGGCTACCTGTGCCGCTCCAAAAAGGAGGACAACATTCCCACCCAGCGGGGCATGGCCCTGGGCCTGTTCGTGGTGGAGGAGAGCCTGTACGCCCCCAGGCCCGGCGTGGTGCTGCTGAACCAGACCACCCGCGTCACGCCAAAAGGGCAGCAGTATTTTCTGAAGGTGTACCCGCGTGAACTGGATTAA
- a CDS encoding RNA polymerase sigma factor, translating to MNHYEVLEAWITQARAGDQEAKLRLLTAYRPLILSMVTRYVYDRDSLEDSIQEGSLIFLEAVKTYEPESGVYFQTYAKKRLFYAFVQKAKPSRQVSARAELYLEIPTGEDTTLMDSLADPAADTGARILRAEEHARLMKALETLTDAQRRVIDAYYVRGMDWAEIASREQVKLGTVCSRMARALKRLREALE from the coding sequence ATGAACCATTATGAAGTGCTGGAGGCGTGGATCACCCAGGCCAGGGCAGGCGACCAGGAGGCCAAGCTGCGCCTGCTCACAGCCTACCGGCCGCTGATTTTGTCCATGGTCACCCGCTACGTCTATGACCGGGACAGCCTTGAGGACAGCATCCAGGAGGGCAGCCTCATCTTTCTGGAGGCGGTCAAGACCTATGAGCCCGAATCCGGCGTCTATTTTCAGACTTACGCCAAAAAGCGGCTGTTCTACGCCTTTGTGCAAAAGGCCAAGCCCAGCCGCCAGGTCTCGGCCCGGGCGGAGCTGTATCTGGAAATCCCCACCGGGGAGGACACCACCCTCATGGACAGCCTGGCCGACCCTGCGGCCGATACCGGGGCGCGCATCCTAAGGGCAGAGGAACACGCCCGCCTGATGAAAGCGCTGGAAACCCTGACCGACGCCCAGCGCCGCGTCATTGACGCCTACTATGTGCGGGGGATGGACTGGGCCGAGATCGCGTCCCGGGAGCAGGTGAAGCTGGGAACAGTGTGCAGCCGCATGGCCCGGGCCCTGAAGCGGCTGAGGGAGGCCCTTGAGTGA